In the genome of Pseudoalteromonas rubra, one region contains:
- a CDS encoding TonB-dependent receptor, which yields MTAQQWGQATMGLLYLMQNTPEAVENSMYVTYLKGLWLYLLLPLSHLLCTPAMAQEAPSQTANALQLERITVTANRRNQDLQTVSSSISVLSDEDIERAGIVDITRLDSLVPGLRIGQSGAEIRPAMRGARTNEVGVSGPGIAEQVVGIFQDGIYIPTTTAGTSAYVDIERIEVLRGPQGTLYGRNTFAGSINIISKQPDFESLQGSIKLLRGSYHRNRYEGMVNLPISDSLATRLVMVADKHQGFIANHHLPGPEDDLREKDLFYARWISRYQNNSGFQMTLRLDFSNKDANSDAIWGYQQIYGYQLSETTPGSGIFHPQATVTPGHIYQPDNVRNDDTGPYDVFRNALSFNKQDALSGTVQLEWRDALAHYKWTSNYTKFSGKQFYDNDFSDGGIDKVGGFGRQDEQYSWSSEIQASCATTGPLSWIAGLHIFHQEADWAWLWHTDSNDDGIADRIHVPTWGNPVDDPHISHSTALFSQLRFALSDKLQLIGGLRYNADKKDFTGTLTPQWQNATLLYKAGVELKANEDALYYASIANGYRTGGANDTRVVERGAAPFYDNEQVISFELGMKHTLLGGAMQLNISAYMNKYSDVKAQLFAIACNDVTSGHTVTQCLANGTSTTFEYYENGGDITSVGLDLALSWLPLDDMHVSANLTWIDARFSDDFKVGNAALRPLLGLGNLDDRQDINDHTSQFSFAHWQPAMTSEYTLGFSALYHFYLDETSYLTPYIQLSYKDDYYAFDTNIPEVKVNAHLMADARLTWTVNDRTDIQFFIENLTNQNVLSRAVVHSQIVNGLPANSIQANWNNPRTWGVVYRYQF from the coding sequence ATGACGGCTCAGCAATGGGGGCAGGCCACCATGGGCTTACTATACTTAATGCAAAACACTCCTGAAGCTGTTGAGAACAGTATGTATGTCACCTATTTAAAAGGGCTTTGGCTTTATTTATTGCTACCTCTGAGCCACCTGTTGTGCACACCCGCCATGGCGCAGGAAGCACCCAGCCAAACTGCAAATGCCCTGCAGCTGGAGCGAATTACAGTCACTGCCAATCGCCGTAATCAGGATTTACAGACTGTCTCATCTTCGATATCGGTATTAAGTGATGAAGATATAGAACGCGCAGGTATTGTCGACATAACAAGATTGGACAGCCTCGTTCCCGGATTGCGCATCGGTCAGTCCGGAGCCGAAATACGCCCGGCAATGCGTGGTGCCAGAACCAATGAAGTAGGCGTATCCGGCCCGGGTATTGCTGAACAGGTTGTCGGGATTTTTCAGGATGGGATCTATATTCCGACAACCACTGCTGGCACAAGCGCTTACGTTGATATTGAGCGGATAGAAGTGTTACGTGGTCCTCAGGGAACCTTGTATGGTCGCAATACATTTGCAGGAAGCATCAACATCATCAGCAAACAACCTGACTTTGAGTCGCTGCAAGGTAGCATTAAGTTGCTCAGGGGCAGCTACCACAGAAACCGTTATGAGGGTATGGTCAATCTGCCAATCAGCGATTCACTTGCAACCCGGCTGGTCATGGTGGCAGATAAACATCAGGGTTTTATCGCCAACCATCATCTGCCGGGTCCGGAGGATGACCTTAGAGAGAAAGACTTATTCTACGCGCGCTGGATATCCAGATATCAGAATAATTCCGGTTTTCAGATGACCTTACGACTCGATTTTTCTAACAAAGATGCCAACTCAGATGCCATTTGGGGCTATCAACAAATATATGGCTATCAGCTCAGTGAAACCACGCCTGGTTCCGGCATTTTTCATCCTCAAGCCACTGTCACACCGGGCCACATTTATCAGCCTGATAATGTCAGAAATGACGACACGGGCCCATATGATGTGTTTCGCAACGCACTGTCTTTTAATAAGCAAGACGCGCTATCTGGCACCGTGCAGTTAGAGTGGCGCGATGCGCTGGCTCACTATAAATGGACCAGCAACTATACCAAATTTAGTGGTAAACAATTTTACGATAATGACTTCAGCGATGGCGGTATAGACAAAGTAGGTGGATTCGGCCGTCAGGACGAACAATATAGCTGGTCCTCAGAAATACAAGCGTCTTGTGCGACTACAGGCCCGCTGTCCTGGATAGCAGGCCTGCACATATTTCATCAGGAAGCTGACTGGGCATGGTTGTGGCATACAGATAGCAATGATGACGGGATTGCAGACCGCATTCATGTGCCTACCTGGGGCAACCCGGTAGATGACCCTCATATCAGCCATTCAACAGCGCTATTCAGCCAGCTAAGGTTTGCGCTCAGCGACAAACTGCAATTAATCGGCGGTTTACGCTACAACGCGGATAAGAAAGATTTCACCGGCACCCTGACCCCGCAATGGCAGAACGCTACCTTGCTGTACAAAGCAGGTGTGGAACTAAAAGCCAATGAGGACGCACTCTATTACGCCAGCATTGCGAATGGCTATCGCACCGGAGGCGCCAATGACACACGTGTGGTCGAGCGTGGCGCAGCCCCTTTTTACGACAATGAACAGGTGATATCTTTTGAGCTGGGCATGAAGCACACCCTGCTAGGCGGCGCAATGCAGTTGAATATTTCGGCTTATATGAACAAATACAGTGATGTAAAAGCACAACTGTTTGCCATTGCCTGCAATGATGTCACCTCAGGTCACACTGTGACTCAGTGCCTTGCTAACGGTACCAGTACTACATTCGAGTATTATGAAAACGGCGGAGATATTACTTCTGTGGGCCTGGATCTGGCGCTGTCCTGGTTGCCCCTGGACGATATGCACGTGTCCGCTAATTTGACCTGGATTGATGCCCGGTTCAGTGATGATTTCAAAGTCGGCAATGCGGCACTTCGTCCGCTTCTTGGGCTTGGTAATCTGGATGACAGGCAAGACATTAATGACCACACCAGTCAGTTTAGTTTCGCCCACTGGCAACCGGCAATGACCTCAGAATACACGCTGGGATTCAGTGCACTCTATCATTTCTATCTTGATGAAACGTCTTATTTAACGCCGTATATTCAGCTTAGCTATAAAGACGACTACTATGCGTTTGACACCAACATCCCCGAAGTCAAAGTCAATGCCCATTTGATGGCCGATGCGCGCCTTACCTGGACCGTGAATGACAGAACAGACATTCAGTTCTTTATTGAAAACCTCACCAACCAAAACGTGCTCAGCCGTGCCGTTGTGCACTCCCAAATCGTCAATGGCTTACCTGCCAATTCAATCCAGGCTAACTGGAACAATCCCCGGACATGGGGTGTGGTATATCGATATCAGTTTTAA
- a CDS encoding GntR family transcriptional regulator, with protein sequence MSFMHESAVTASDKAFFRLRKEIVEGDIPAGSKLSEMELSTKYEVSRAVVREAINRLEACHLVERRPNVGARVVSLSEEGLMELYQVREALEGMAARLAAQHMPDDEVAKLNSLLNEQFDEVKGGESYYQEAGDLDFHYRIIVGSQNQQLIAMLSNGIYHLARMYRVQLGMAGPRVTTAYDEHKHIVRAIANRDAELAEMLMRRHIQYSKNNIATKLTKQHQ encoded by the coding sequence ATGAGCTTTATGCATGAAAGTGCCGTAACTGCTTCTGATAAAGCATTTTTCCGGCTTAGAAAAGAGATTGTTGAAGGTGATATTCCAGCTGGCTCTAAATTGAGCGAAATGGAATTGTCGACAAAGTATGAAGTAAGCCGCGCTGTTGTACGAGAAGCGATAAACCGCCTTGAAGCGTGTCATCTCGTTGAACGTCGTCCGAATGTGGGTGCCAGAGTGGTGTCGTTAAGTGAAGAAGGCCTGATGGAATTGTATCAGGTGCGTGAAGCGCTTGAAGGTATGGCCGCGCGCCTGGCAGCACAACACATGCCAGATGATGAAGTCGCTAAACTAAACAGCCTGTTGAATGAGCAGTTTGACGAAGTGAAAGGCGGCGAATCTTACTATCAGGAAGCCGGCGACCTGGATTTTCACTACCGCATCATTGTGGGTAGTCAGAATCAGCAGCTTATTGCCATGCTGAGTAACGGCATATATCACCTGGCACGTATGTATCGGGTGCAGCTCGGGATGGCCGGGCCGCGCGTAACGACCGCCTACGACGAGCACAAACACATAGTGCGCGCTATCGCGAATCGCGATGCCGAACTGGCAGAAATGCTAATGCGTCGCCATATTCAATATTCTAAAAATAACATTGCCACCAAGTTAACCAAACAGCATCAGTAA
- the prpB gene encoding methylisocitrate lyase, with protein sequence MSAGKKFRDALKANQPLQIVGTINAYSAIMAKKIGHQAIYLSGGGVANASYGLPDLGITSLNDVIADVQRITSACDLPLMVDIDTGWGGAFNIAKTIQEMQKAGAAAVHLEDQVAQKRCGHRPNKEIVSTEEMVDRIKAAVDARTDPDFFIMARTDAFAQEGLEAAIERAKAYVAAGADGIFAEAVQTEEHYRAFSEALDVPILANITEFGKTELWNKQELGEWGVDMVLYPLSAFRAMNKAAEMVYQSILENGDQKAVIDNMQTRMDLYDYLGYHEYEQKLDGLFAQGKNK encoded by the coding sequence ATCAGCGCAGGTAAAAAATTCCGCGATGCGCTAAAAGCCAATCAGCCGCTACAGATTGTTGGCACCATCAATGCCTATAGCGCAATTATGGCGAAGAAAATTGGCCATCAGGCGATTTACCTCTCAGGTGGTGGCGTAGCCAACGCCTCATATGGTCTGCCTGATTTAGGTATTACGTCTTTGAATGATGTGATTGCTGATGTACAACGCATTACTTCAGCCTGTGACTTACCTCTAATGGTTGATATCGACACCGGTTGGGGTGGGGCGTTTAACATTGCTAAAACCATTCAGGAAATGCAAAAAGCTGGTGCAGCAGCTGTGCACCTGGAAGATCAGGTTGCGCAAAAACGCTGTGGTCACCGTCCGAACAAAGAGATTGTCTCGACTGAGGAAATGGTTGATCGGATCAAAGCTGCCGTTGACGCACGCACCGATCCTGATTTCTTCATCATGGCCCGTACTGATGCCTTTGCACAGGAAGGTCTGGAAGCCGCCATTGAGCGCGCTAAAGCGTATGTTGCAGCCGGTGCGGATGGCATTTTTGCCGAAGCCGTTCAGACAGAAGAACACTATCGCGCGTTTTCAGAGGCGCTGGATGTGCCTATTCTCGCAAACATCACGGAATTCGGTAAAACCGAGTTGTGGAACAAGCAAGAACTGGGTGAGTGGGGCGTTGATATGGTGCTTTACCCGTTGAGTGCTTTCCGTGCCATGAACAAAGCAGCAGAAATGGTGTATCAGTCCATCTTAGAGAACGGCGATCAGAAAGCCGTCATAGATAACATGCAAACTCGTATGGACTTGTATGACTACCTCGGCTACCACGAGTATGAACAAAAGCTCGATGGATTATTTGCCCAGGGTAAAAATAAGTAA
- the prpC gene encoding bifunctional 2-methylcitrate synthase/citrate synthase translates to MAKVLSGAGLRGQVAGKTALSTVGVSGSGLTYRGYDVKDLAEHCQFEEVAYLILKGKLPNQQELDGYKALLKSQRGLPQALKEVLERIPADAHPMDVLRTGCSMLGNLEGEHNFEQQLAITDRMLACFPSIICYWYRFSHDGVRIDVETDDDSIGAHFLHMLHGEKPNELHERVMHVSLILYAEHEFNASTFTARVCASTLSDMHSCITGAIGSLRGPLHGGANEAAMEMIERFESADHAEQEMMGMLERKEKIMGFGHAIYSESDPRNEIIKQWSEKLAADVGDTVLYPVSVRCEAVMWREKKLFCNADFFHASAYHFMKIPTKLFTPIFVMSRLTGWAGHVMEQRADNRIIRPSADYTGEELRPVPPMSER, encoded by the coding sequence ATGGCTAAAGTATTAAGCGGTGCAGGCCTTCGCGGTCAGGTTGCAGGTAAAACTGCGCTGTCGACAGTAGGTGTATCAGGTTCCGGCCTGACCTACCGAGGTTACGACGTGAAAGACCTGGCAGAGCATTGTCAGTTTGAAGAAGTCGCGTATCTGATCCTAAAAGGCAAGCTACCGAATCAACAGGAGCTGGACGGCTACAAAGCCTTGCTGAAATCTCAGCGTGGTCTGCCACAGGCGCTTAAAGAAGTACTGGAGCGTATTCCGGCTGACGCACACCCAATGGACGTATTACGTACAGGTTGCTCCATGTTGGGTAACTTAGAAGGTGAGCACAACTTTGAACAGCAGCTGGCGATTACGGATCGTATGTTGGCGTGTTTCCCAAGTATCATCTGTTACTGGTATCGCTTTAGCCATGACGGTGTTCGCATTGACGTTGAAACAGATGACGACTCAATCGGCGCACACTTCCTACACATGCTGCATGGTGAGAAGCCAAACGAATTACATGAGCGTGTTATGCACGTCTCACTGATCTTATACGCAGAGCATGAGTTCAACGCGTCTACTTTCACGGCGCGTGTTTGTGCGTCTACCCTGTCAGACATGCACTCTTGTATTACAGGTGCAATTGGCTCATTGCGTGGTCCTTTGCATGGTGGTGCAAATGAAGCGGCGATGGAAATGATTGAGCGCTTTGAATCTGCTGATCACGCAGAGCAGGAAATGATGGGTATGCTTGAGCGCAAAGAGAAAATCATGGGCTTTGGACACGCTATCTATTCAGAGTCAGATCCGCGCAACGAAATCATCAAACAGTGGTCAGAAAAACTTGCCGCAGATGTAGGTGACACAGTTCTTTATCCTGTTTCTGTGCGCTGTGAAGCAGTCATGTGGCGTGAGAAGAAGCTGTTCTGTAACGCGGACTTCTTCCATGCATCGGCCTATCACTTCATGAAGATCCCAACCAAGCTGTTTACACCTATTTTCGTGATGTCACGTTTAACAGGGTGGGCAGGTCATGTCATGGAGCAAAGAGCAGACAACCGTATCATCCGCCCGTCAGCGGATTACACGGGTGAGGAGCTACGTCCGGTTCCGCCTATGTCTGAGCGTTAA